The following proteins are encoded in a genomic region of Thiohalorhabdus sp. Cl-TMA:
- a CDS encoding universal stress protein: MYKVLVPIDHDKGRASAQAQAIIDLPDGQKEVQAILFHVFGDNPEGASVAQVASVHTVMDALKKAGIAYDLQEASGDPATAVLDACRSQEVNLICMSGRKRNQLDEMLFGSVAHEVVHRSDIPVMVCGPTT; the protein is encoded by the coding sequence ATGTACAAGGTCCTGGTCCCCATCGACCACGATAAGGGCCGCGCTTCCGCGCAGGCCCAAGCCATCATCGATCTTCCGGATGGCCAGAAAGAGGTGCAGGCCATTCTCTTCCACGTTTTCGGGGACAATCCCGAGGGGGCGTCCGTCGCCCAGGTGGCTTCCGTGCATACGGTGATGGATGCCCTCAAGAAGGCCGGAATCGCCTACGACCTTCAGGAAGCCAGCGGGGACCCGGCCACCGCCGTTCTCGACGCCTGTCGGAGCCAGGAGGTGAACCTGATCTGCATGAGTGGACGCAAGCGCAACCAACTGGATGAAATGCTGTTCGGGAGCGTGGCCCACGAGGTGGTTCATCGGTCGGATATACCCGTGATGGTCTGCGGCCCGACCACCTGA
- the mobA gene encoding molybdenum cofactor guanylyltransferase MobA, with the protein MAANPQQITGVILAGGRAKRMGGADKGLLEMAGRPALEYAIERLQPQVDRLVINANRNRGTYAAYGFPVVPDEMADYPGPLAGMAAALRAAETEYILTVPCDCPWLPLDLATRLQLARRNLNSELATVETGEGLQPVFALLHRSLLDSLLTYLQGGGRKIDRWFARHLTALADFSDCPEAFTNINTPEQRATAESELPAPPEEARSTRR; encoded by the coding sequence ATGGCAGCCAATCCCCAGCAGATCACCGGTGTAATCCTCGCCGGCGGACGCGCCAAGCGCATGGGCGGAGCGGACAAGGGCCTCCTGGAGATGGCCGGGCGACCCGCCCTGGAGTACGCTATTGAGCGCCTCCAGCCGCAGGTGGATCGCCTGGTGATCAACGCCAACCGCAACCGGGGCACCTACGCCGCCTACGGCTTCCCGGTGGTCCCCGATGAGATGGCCGATTATCCAGGACCTCTTGCCGGAATGGCCGCCGCCCTCCGCGCGGCGGAAACCGAGTACATCCTGACCGTCCCCTGCGACTGTCCCTGGCTGCCGCTGGACCTGGCCACCCGCCTCCAGCTCGCCCGCCGGAACCTCAACAGCGAGCTGGCCACGGTGGAGACGGGCGAGGGGCTCCAGCCGGTGTTCGCCCTGCTGCACCGGAGCCTCCTGGACAGTCTGCTGACTTACCTGCAAGGGGGAGGCCGCAAGATCGACCGGTGGTTCGCCCGCCACCTCACGGCCCTGGCGGACTTCTCCGACTGCCCGGAAGCCTTTACCAATATCAATACCCCGGAGCAGCGGGCCACCGCAGAGTCGGAGCTGCCCGCCCCCCCGGAAGAAGCGCGGTCCACCCGCCGCTAG